In one Rutidosis leptorrhynchoides isolate AG116_Rl617_1_P2 chromosome 8, CSIRO_AGI_Rlap_v1, whole genome shotgun sequence genomic region, the following are encoded:
- the LOC139865003 gene encoding cyclin-D5-1-like, protein MNPPDPTTTTTITTTTFSLLCEEDDSSLNEIKFKVSAQHKSEDDQYIQSLIQKESNSSDYCHGPVCDDYNYKKWFKCARLDAVNWIFSTREILGFHFRTAYLSLTYFDRFNSKRPMDNGKEWAIQLLSIACLSLAAKMEEQIVPPLSYFQSQQDYTFENSVIQRMELMVLTTLEWRMCCITPFDYIHHFLSLICDEYDECNEFLVSKAIGLILDFSKEVNLMDHRPSVIAAAAVLLACDDQLKRNTLEFKIGVVSSHHSIEKECIYNCYNLLKEFETKKNNTPDSITYGLSRNHWSHSSNIGTKRKLTYDGFEQNSPIQKISRKL, encoded by the exons ATGAACCCACCAGatcctactactactactactattactactactaCATTTTCACTACTATGTGAAGAAGACGATTCATCTTTAAATGAAATCAAATTCAAAGTTTCAGCACAACATAAATCTGAAGACGATCAGTATATCCAATCTTTGATCCAAAAAGAATCCAATTCAAGCGATTATTGTCATGGCCCTGTTTGCGATGATTACAATTATAAAAAGTGGTTTAAGTGTGCTCGATTAGATGCCGTTAATTGGATTTTCAGT ACTAGGGAAATTTTGGGATTTCATTTCCGTACAGCTTATCTTTCTTTGACATACTTTGACCGATTCAATTCAAAGAGACCTATGGAT AATGGGAAAGAATGGGCTATTCAATTGTTGAGCATTGCATGCTTATCTTTGGCTGCAAAAATGGAGGAACAAATTGTGCCACCATTGTCATATTTTCAATCACAACAAGATTACACCTTTGAAAATAGTGTAATTCAAAGAATGGAATTAATGGTTTTGACTACATTAGAATGGAGAATGTGTTGCATCACTCCATTTGATTACATTCACCACTTTTTGTCTTTGATATGTGATGAATATGATGAATGTAATGAGTTTTTAGTATCCAAAGCTATTGGACTAATTCTTGATTTCTCCAAAG AGGTTAATTTGATGGATCATAGGCCATCCGTCATTGCAGCAGCGGCGGTTTTATTAGCTTGTGATGATCAATTAAAAAGAAACACATTGGAATTCAAGATTGGTGTTGTGTCATCACATCATTCTATTGAAAAA gaatgtatatataattgttacaATCTTTTGAAGGAGTTTGAGACAAAAAAGAATAACACCCCTGATTCGATTACTTATGGTTTATCGAGAAATCATTGGAGCCATTCGTCCAATATTGGCACTAAAAGGAAGCTTACATATGACGGATTTGAACAAAATAGCCCGATTCAGAAGATTAGTAGGAAATTGTAG